The window AGTGCGGGCACAGGCGCCGCGCGGACCGTACTGCCACGACGGCCTTGAGCGTCGAGGCGGTCGCCCACCCGGCGCCCACGGTTTCGGTAAGAATGTCCGTGGCCGCCGCGGCGCTGTCGGCCGTGATTCCCGCCAACACCAGGGCGCCTCCGCGTGCCAGATCGAAGGCCGACTTTGCCGTGGCGGCATCGGTCAATTCGGCGACGACGGCGACATCCGCGTCGCCCAGATCGGCCGCCATGGCGCCGGCGGGACAGGGGATGTATCCGTTAATGGCCCCGCCGAGTGCAAACGCCAGCGCCCCCTCCAGCGGCACGTCGCCAGCCATGGCCTGGAGCAGCGTGTCCCTGCCGCCGCGGGGCGCTGCGGCAATAAGGATCAGCCCCCCGCCGCTGTGGCTGAGCCTGCGCAGGGTCGCCAGTTCTTCCGCCGCCAGCAGATCGGCCAGCCCCGCCGCGACCGAAGACGGGGCGGGCAGGCGGCAGATCAGCGTGCATCCGACGGCGGCGGGAACGGCTGTCAGCTCCAGGGCGACCTGCTGGCCGTCGAGGGCTCGCACGAAGGGTGCTTTCCGTACCGCCGCAGCGCCGGCATCCAGATGAGCCTGTTCGAGCAGGTACCGGGGAAGCTCGGCCACCAGCGCCGCCGGCAGACGCTGGGCGAAGCTGTCCTTGGCATGCATCACGCCATCGATGCGCAGTTGCAGGCTCAGCGAACCGCCGCTGGGCTGAAGGACCAGCTCCGTGGCGCGGGAGACGAGGGCCTTTCGCAGGATGGCGTCGAGCACTTGGGCGGCGGGCAGCTCGGCGGGGACCGTTTCCGCAGCGTCGGGGATTCCTGGGTCACTGAAGTGGCCAGGCCGGGAGGCCGCGGGGGCGGGCGGCGCGGAAGGCTCGTGCGACTGGCGCGATGCTTCTTTTTCGCGCGCGGCGGTTTGAGTCATCAGAGCGCCGATGTCGATCCCCTGGCGCCTGAGGAACTCGACGAGGTGTTTCTCCGATATGCGGATGGACTTGTCGTTCATGCGCTGGAAGGGCAGGATCCCCTTCTTCATCCACTCGACGACCGCCTCGGGAGCCGACCCCAGCAACTCGGCGACCTGGTAGGTGGTATACAGGCGCCCGGTCATCTGCGGACCTCCCGCGAGCCAGACGCGCAGGCGCCGCAGGCGCCGTACGCCCGCACGAGGGCCTTGCCCGGGTACACGCGAGCGAGCTGAGCTTTGACCTCGCCCTGCTGCTGCGACAGCGCCAGGTTCACCTGCTGGTGCAGGCGGCGGCAGGCGGCCAGTTCGGCCTTGCCGGCAGAGCTTGCGACCCCAATCTTGCCGAGGCGGCAGAGAAGTTCGTTCGTCCGGCTGCAGATTTCCGATGCCGGGTCCAGCAGCCCTTCCCGCACGCACTGCAACTGCTCCTGGAGCGCGTGGCGCAGGTCGGCCAGCAGGGACGATTCATCGTGGACCCCTGGAATGCGGTGATCACTGGCGGGCATCGTGGTCATCCGCCGCCCGGGAGGAGAGGGTTTGCTCGATGCGCTGGAGCAGGGCGGCCGCTTCGGCGTTTTGGGGCTGCAGCGAGAGGACTTTCATCGCCGCCTCCCGTGCGGCGGCAAGAGAGCCTTCGCGGGCGTAGAGGGTGGCCAGGCAGAAGAGCACGGCGGCATCGTCATTGTGGCGGCTGAGATAGACCTTGAGATAATGCACGATCATGGCGAACGTGCCCATCTGGCACGATGTCTGGAAGAGCCCCAGCAGCGCCATCAGGTTGTCGCCGTCGATTTCCAGACACCGCAGGTACATGGCGAAGGCCTGGCGATATTCCTTGCGGTCCTGGTAGATCATGGCCAGGCCCGAGCAGGCTTCGGTGCAGTTGCGATCGAGATCGCGGGCCAGTTCGAAGTAGCCCTGCGCCTCGTAAGGTCGCCCCTCGGCCAAAGCCACCACGCCCAGACCGGCATAGCTGTCGGCGCGGTGCGGTTCGAGTTCCAGCGCCTGGCGGTAGAGGCCGCGGGCGCGCTCCAGATCGCCGGCGACGGCGCAGCAGTCCGCGGCTTCTTTGATCCCCTGGTAATCAGCCAGAGGGCCGTCAGCCTGCTGCTTGCTCGTATTCCATGTTGTGCCAGGAGACACGTGCCATCCCTTCGCGTGAAGGTATCACCGATATTCTACCACTAAATCGGACTATGCAAAGTACGTGCCGGGAATAATACACAGCTTCTTATGCCGCTAAAGCCCTTGGGGGACAGTGATTGGTGACATCGCCACCTGCCGCCGGCCTTGCCGTGGGGCTCTCTGG is drawn from Planctomycetaceae bacterium and contains these coding sequences:
- a CDS encoding tetratricopeptide repeat protein, giving the protein MSPGTTWNTSKQQADGPLADYQGIKEAADCCAVAGDLERARGLYRQALELEPHRADSYAGLGVVALAEGRPYEAQGYFELARDLDRNCTEACSGLAMIYQDRKEYRQAFAMYLRCLEIDGDNLMALLGLFQTSCQMGTFAMIVHYLKVYLSRHNDDAAVLFCLATLYAREGSLAAAREAAMKVLSLQPQNAEAAALLQRIEQTLSSRAADDHDARQ
- a CDS encoding helix-turn-helix domain-containing protein, with the translated sequence MTGRLYTTYQVAELLGSAPEAVVEWMKKGILPFQRMNDKSIRISEKHLVEFLRRQGIDIGALMTQTAAREKEASRQSHEPSAPPAPAASRPGHFSDPGIPDAAETVPAELPAAQVLDAILRKALVSRATELVLQPSGGSLSLQLRIDGVMHAKDSFAQRLPAALVAELPRYLLEQAHLDAGAAAVRKAPFVRALDGQQVALELTAVPAAVGCTLICRLPAPSSVAAGLADLLAAEELATLRRLSHSGGGLILIAAAPRGGRDTLLQAMAGDVPLEGALAFALGGAINGYIPCPAGAMAADLGDADVAVVAELTDAATAKSAFDLARGGALVLAGITADSAAAATDILTETVGAGWATASTLKAVVAVRSARRLCPHCRRRVVLEAAELPAALSTLGGGTTYEPVGCAQCAHTGYSGRVLLTDVTEIAGPAAAALRQGTSPISQEHPPFMQSAVRCAAAGETSIAELARVLGFLR